cttcttgctcttcttcgtcttctggTCTTTCTTTGGGTCATCCTCacctgtagggggcagcagtTGATTGACATGTTATcctgtgtggtggtggtggtggtacagacaccagggggcgtcTGTTTAGGCCCCGCCCCGTCACCACACACTCACCCAGCGGAGCTTTGAGGAAGCGTCTCTCGATGCCCTGCTCGATGTGAGCGAGGGCCTGAGCCAGGATCCGGACGCAGCTGCTGACGACCTGAGGTGTCCCGCTGCCGCTGGTCCCACACGCCGCGCCGTCCGACTTCAGCTCCTGGAGTCTGacgaacaacacacacattttacacaggacaaatacaacacacacaaacagcgacaggaagcaggaagttgGTCCTGGAGACTTTCATCACAAAGATACTTAAgagctttttcattttgtgtgatggtagatgtgtgtgtgtgtgtgtgtgtgtgtgtgtgtaccggtCTCTGGCTCTCAGCTGGCTGCTGACCGGATCCCCGGCCTCCACTCGTCCGTTCATCCCTCCGTTCTCGCGGCCTTCAGAACTCAGCAGCTCGTAGTTTCCAGCTTCCAGTGCCGAGCGCcacacctgtctgtccatcacctggacagagagtgagacaggtgAGTCCCAGGTCACCGGCTGGGGGTGGATCCTCTGCAGGTATGTGCGTACCTTCAGAGTTCCCAGAGTTCCCTGGTGGATGCGGTCCTCGATGTCCAGCAGCAGGTCTCTCAGTCGGACTTCCATCAGagtctcagctgcagcagtgcaTTCTGGGACAGATCTGGACGACTCGGGATCATCTGGACAAACAGGATAGGTGTGCGATGACAggtgtgtacgtatgtgtgttacctgtttgtgtgtgtgttacctgtgtgtgtgtgtgtgtgtgttacctgtgtgtgtgtttgtgcgtgttacctgtgtgtgtgaacttgcTCCTGTCACAGGTGTGTAGCAGCTGtgtgagtctgtctctctcctgcagcagcgCCTCTTTCAGGCcactctctctgtgacctcgaGGGTTCAGAGCCTCGATCAGCTgatccacctcctccaccgaGCTGTAGAAAGACCATTGGTTGGGACGGGCGACGGGTGGGCTGCAGGtgtggaggggggcggggcttgaaCCGGTGCTGTACAGGAGGAAGGTTTGGTTGAGATCCGAGGACTCAGTGTTTATCACAAACCGGACTGTGTGACCCACCTTCCCTCAGCAGGCTCCTCCTTCACAACCGCCTCGTCTTCCATCATGGTTGTGGCGTCCTGCGCAGGTTTTGGGCTTGGCTCCAGCATGTCCTCTGTCAGGCCGAAGGCGTCGTCCTCCACAAACAGAGCGgcggcagaggggaggagccagTATCGGCGGTACAGCCGGTCCCGGCCCAGAGGCAGTAGGCAGGTGCAGGCCGCCGCCTTATGGATCCGCTCCTGCAGCTCTTGAACCTGCGAGACGGGACGAAGGGGATGGTCAaaccacacacagtgaacaggcTCCTCCCCCCGCTCCATGTTCTAACATGTGATCCGTGTCTCTGAccttctcctgctccacctccatctcctctgtgctCAGGCTGCTGGGGgggcaggggtcagaggtcgtctGGGGTCGGTCTCTCTGGTCGTCTTTCgctgaaggagagacagacagacagagagagagtgagacagacagacagtgagacagacagagagagagtgagacagagagtgagacggtgactgggaagaggagaggagtgttTGTACCTTCAGTCTTCATCTGCTCGTCTTCCTCAGTGTGTCGTGATGAAGGAGTCTcactttaacaacaacaacaacaacaacaacaacaatcacacaCTGAACTTCATGAGACAAACTAGAAAATTAACtagtgtatgtacagtgtgtgtgtgtagaacacACTAACTCTCACCTGAGCCTCTGGACTCGTCCCTtcagtttctcctccttctccttcagccTCTGCTCTTGTTCCCGGAGCTTCTCCTCTCTACGGACACGgaccctggggggggggggggggggcccagcGTGTGTTAGTTGTGTGAACTagttgtgtaactgtgtgttagttgtgtgtAGTAGTAGTGTACCTATGTGCAGTAGTTTTGTATCAGTGTGTTAGTTGTGTGTAGtagttgtgtacctgtgtgttagttgtgtgtAGTAGTAGTGAACCTGTGTGCAGTAGTTTTGTATCTGTGTTAGTTGTGTGTAGTAGTAGTGTACCTGTGTGCAGTAGTTCTGTAACTGTGTGTAGTGGTCATGTGTAGtggttgtgtacctgtgtgtgctagttgtgtgtgttagttgcgtacctgtgtgtagtggttgtgaacctgtgtgtgttagttgtgtacctgtgtgtgttagttgtgaacctgtgtgtgctagttgtgtacctgtgtgtgctagttgtgtacctgtgtagtggtgtacctgtgtgtagtggttgtgaacctgtgtgtagtGGTTGTGTACCGGTGTGTAGTggttgtgaacctgtgtgtagtggttgtgaacctgtgtgtagtggttgtgaacctgtgtgtagtggttgtgtacctgtgtgtagtggttgtgaacctgtgtgtagtggttgtgaacctgtgtgtagtggttgtgaacctgtgtgtagtggttgtgtacctgtgtgtgttagttgtgaacctgtgtgtagtggttgtgaacctgtgtgtagtggttgtgtacctgtgtgtgttagttgtgaacctgtgtgtagtggttgtgtacctgtgtgtgttagttgtgaacctgtgtgtagtggttgtgaacctgtgtgtagtggttgtgtacctgtgtgtgttagttgtgaacctgtgtgtagtggttgtgtacctgtgtgtgttagttgtgtacctgtgtgtgttagttgtgaacctgtgtgtgttagttgtgaacctgtgtgtgttagttgtgaacctgtgtgtgttagttgtgaacctgtgtgtagtggttgtgtacctgtgtgtgttagttgtgaacctgtgtgtagtggttgtgtacctgtgtgtgttagttgtgaacctgtgtgtagtggttgtgtacctgtgtgtgttagttgtgtacctgtgtgtgttagttgtgtacctgtgtgtagtggttgtgaacctgtgtgttagttgtgaacctgtgtgtagtggttgtgaacctgtgtgttagttgtgaacgtatgtgtgttagttgtgtgtAGTGGTTGTGTACCTGTGTTCGTTAgttgtgaatctgtgtgtgttagttgtgaacctatgtgtgttagttgtgaacctgtgtgtgttagttgtgcacctgtgtgtgttagttgtgtacttgtgtgtagtggttgtgtacctgtgtgtagtggtgtgaacctgtgtgtgttagttgtgtacctgtgtgtactagttgtgtacctgtgtgtgttagttgtgtacctgtgtctagtggttgtgtacctgtgtctagtggttgtgtacctgtgtgtagtggttgtgtacctgtgtgtgttagttgtgtacctgtgtgtgttagttgtgtacctgtgtgtagtggttgtgaacctgtgtgtagtGGTTGTGAACCTGTTGTGTtagttgtgtacctgtgtgtgctagttgtgtacctgtgtgtagtggttgtgtacctgtgtgtagtggttgtgtacctgtgtgtgttagttgtgaacctgtgtgtgttagttgtgaacctgtgtgtgttagttgtgaacctgtgtgtgttagttgtgtacctgtgtgtgttagttgtgtacctgtgtgctagttgtgtacctgtgtgctagttgtgtacctgtgtgtagtggttgtgtacctgtgtgtagtggttgtgtacctgtgtgtgttagttgtgaacctgtgtgtgttagttgtgaacctgtgtgtgttagttgtgaacctgtgtgtgttagttgtgaacctgtgtgtgttagttgtgtacctgtgtgtgttagttgtgtacctgtgtgcgGCCTCCTCTCGGTCTCGTCGGTGTTGTTCAGCTCTCGTCTCTCTCAGTTCCTGTCTGGCGGCTCGTTGCTCCTCGACACAGTCTTCTATCAGATCTCTGCTGGACGCCAACGTCAGCAGCTTCCCCACTAgagcctgcagcagcctcagctTCTCCCCTGCACAACAACGACTGATCAACGACTGATCAACGACTGATCAACGACTGATAAACGACTGACGATAAACTATTGGTGGCTGACCTGGCGTCAGGTCGTACACTGCCGTGCACGACAACCTCTTCAGCAGTGCCGGCTCGGCCAATCGCAGCTCAACACACGGGTCGTCCATCGGCGTGAAGCCGCCCTGCTTCTGGTAGCGCAGCTTGGCGTTGCCGTGGTTACAGTGGGCGCCGGAAGCCAGGATGTGCAGCCGCAGGATCTCGGACAGCGTGCAGCTGTCGAGGTCGAGCCGCTTCAGACCGCAGCCCTGATGCAGCTGAGGCCACGATGCAGCCAATGAGGCGATGGCGCTCAGAGCCGACTGCGTGGGATCACAGTCGTCGTCCAGGGCCTCCGACAgatctgcacatacacacaacatgtacacaacatacacatacactgagtgagagtgtgtgtgtgtgtgtctgtgtttctgtgtgtgtctgtgtttctgtgtgtctgaccttCTGTCTGATctgtcttcacctcctcctgttcctcgtCCAGAGCCTGAAAGATGGccgacaggaagaagaagagcagctcACACAGAGGACCTTCAGGATCAGAACCCACCAGAGCCTCTTCTAGAACCTCTGTGGACACACAACAGAACCTCTGCTAGAACACGTAATGGAAGAAGCACAAGAAACCCTCAAGAACATCTGTAAAACCCGACACACAGGCAGAAGCAGAAGAACCTTGATTTCATTCTCTCAGAACTATAACAGTTAACAGAGTCTCTACTGGATCTGTCAAAATGTCCTGTAAATGACAGAGGAACCAGAACCAGTGACAACAGAACCCTGCACAGAACCACAGATGTTCTCACCGAGGGAGATTCCATCGGGGAACTCGTCCTTCAGGTCAAAGGCTTCGCCGAAGGCTCGCAGGAACTCCAGAACCATCAGAGCATCTCCGAACAGATCCGACGGAAGACGGGTTCTCACCGGGACCGGACTGGGAAGCTCCTGGAAGAACCGACAGTCGAGGTTCCAGTTTGAGGAGCGGAGAACACTCACAGACACGATGGTCTGGATTCACACTTGATATTCAATAAGTTCACATCGatgtttaaatatgtttgaGCGGCGGTGCGATTACTGACCTTCAGGTCCTCACACTCCATGTCCTCTCGGGGTTTGTTCCACAGCTTCAGTCGCTCGGcgtatttcttcttctcctccttcaacTTCTCTCGCTCCTGTGGATGGAGAGTCGTCAAGGTAACACTCAGACTCTGTCTGTCGTCACGTCGACGCTCAGACTCCGTGTGAACATGCAGACGGAGCAGGTCATTGaactcaccctctctctctccagcttcctgctctccttctcctccctcctcctctgcttctcctcctcaaacctcctcctctgctcctccttcatcttctccttgtcccccctctccctcctcttggcctcctgcgcctcctccttctccttcttcagccGCGCTCGGTCCTGAGCCGCCGCTgccatctcctccctctgctgcagcagcttccgCTTCTCCTGCGCCGCCTGAAAGCACCACGCTTCAGTCTGACATGTGACActtacacacatatatttatatacggtgactgtatatgaagacgatcagtgaccgtatataaagacaatcactggctgtatataaagtcgatcagcgactgtcactcacctgtccaGACGAGCCACGCCCCCCACCTTTAGAGGCTGGGCTGAAGGGGAACAGGGGGGGTTCATCGGGGAAGAACTGAGAGAAGGTTTGTTCAGCGAGTCTGTACTTCGTCACTGTGGaggactgacacagacacacacacatgatcatgAAGCCGGGACGACTACATGTTGTTACTGTCGCATTGTGGGTAGATGTGGCCTCTCACCTTGAGGACGATGGTCCCGTTCTGAGGTTCACAGTGTTGTTttagcagcagcttcagcttctCTCTGGACAGAGTCGTCTTCCTGCGACTGGAGACACAAACGTCTGTCACACCTCACAGAGTCAACCGTCCTCATGCTGAGCcctttgaccctttgacctttgacctctgctgtAGAAaccttcctccacttcctgtgatgtcattACCTGGAGAATCTTCAAAGGCTTCATGTCTCTAAAGTCTGTACAGCCTCAGATCAAAGGTTCTGTGAGTTAATTAactataattattaaaaaacctCAAACTGTGTTATAGATTAAACTAAAGCtgaatgaacacaaaacatattgatcATAAGTATTTCTGAATATAGAAACAGTGCGATGATGTAGCCACGAGCTACAGCAAGATGAAGCCTCGAGTGTCCGCTGCAAAAAGAATCAATGTTCTAACTCGTGTTATTAATCCGATAGGAAGGGTGATGTCACACGGTCTCACCTGATCTGATTGGCcttcacagtgaacgtgtcacTGTGTTCGTCTTTCATCATCCTCACTGTGTATTTAAACACTGACGGACTCAGaggcttcttcttcctcctgctgacacacacacacacacacacacacacactcaggaactttttcttcaccttcaccctctGACCTAACAATCCCatagacctttgaccttctgaCCCCCTTCACCTTGGACCTACTGACCCGTTGACCTGTGCCTTGGGACTCTGGAAGGCGTTGCTCTCATCATCACTGTCGGTGATGACTATGGCGTCGCCCGACTTGGGGCGGCCGTTAGCATTCGGCACACCGTTAGCGCTGGAATGAGCAGATTGAACCTGCAGGATCTCACACACGTGTCTGCAACACACAGTTGTCAGTTTTATCAGGAAGTGATATCACACTGTCAGAGAGGTATCACACTGGTGTTTTAACATGAATTCTAAAcactgacgacaggacgtcAGACAGCACAGGTGTGATGATGCGACAGTAC
The Scophthalmus maximus strain ysfricsl-2021 chromosome 15, ASM2237912v1, whole genome shotgun sequence DNA segment above includes these coding regions:
- the baz1a gene encoding bromodomain adjacent to zinc finger domain protein 1A isoform X1 — protein: MPLLHRRAFVRQRPPADLRPDEEVFLCTITHEVFRTYDEFFERTILCNSLVWSCALTGRAGLTYLEAVESERRAKHSLQNFPQSLVVPLLHLVALSRHCRLTELCDEVHAFVKDRFFPGESVDVMGPNGARHVCEILQVQSAHSSANGVPNANGRPKSGDAIVITDSDDESNAFQSPKAQVNGSVGPSRRKKKPLSPSVFKYTVRMMKDEHSDTFTVKANQISRRKTTLSREKLKLLLKQHCEPQNGTIVLKSSTVTKYRLAEQTFSQFFPDEPPLFPFSPASKGGGRGSSGQAAQEKRKLLQQREEMAAAAQDRARLKKEKEEAQEAKRRERGDKEKMKEEQRRRFEEEKQRRREEKESRKLEREREREKLKEEKKKYAERLKLWNKPREDMECEDLKELPSPVPVRTRLPSDLFGDALMVLEFLRAFGEAFDLKDEFPDGISLEVLEEALVGSDPEGPLCELLFFFLSAIFQALDEEQEEVKTDQTEDLSEALDDDCDPTQSALSAIASLAASWPQLHQGCGLKRLDLDSCTLSEILRLHILASGAHCNHGNAKLRYQKQGGFTPMDDPCVELRLAEPALLKRLSCTAVYDLTPGEKLRLLQALVGKLLTLASSRDLIEDCVEEQRAARQELRETRAEQHRRDREEAAHRVRVRREEKLREQEQRLKEKEEKLKGRVQRLSETPSSRHTEEDEQMKTEAKDDQRDRPQTTSDPCPPSSLSTEEMEVEQEKVQELQERIHKAAACTCLLPLGRDRLYRRYWLLPSAAALFVEDDAFGLTEDMLEPSPKPAQDATTMMEDEAVVKEEPAEGSTGSSPAPLHTCSPPVARPNQWSFYSSVEEVDQLIEALNPRGHRESGLKEALLQERDRLTQLLHTCDRSKFTHTDDPESSRSVPECTAAAETLMEVRLRDLLLDIEDRIHQGTLGTLKVMDRQVWRSALEAGNYELLSSEGRENGGMNGRVEAGDPVSSQLRARDRLQELKSDGAACGTSGSGTPQVVSSCVRILAQALAHIEQGIERRFLKAPLGEDDPKKDQKTKKSKKKDEDQASDDGSDGGRVMKTVLERWRESLQSCSSLSQVFVHLSSLERSVLWSRSVLNARCRICRRKGDADNMLLCDGCDRGHHTHCLRPRLKSVPEGDWFCPDCRPKQRSSRVPSRQRSSIDDEEEEEEEKDDQEEEEEEEEETEESEEEESEEEEEEEEEEEEEEEEEEVAVSTKKHQALLPKGKNEQTTPPKGKNQQITPKSNAVSGGKTSSASKSSGKKAMPPPSKSNVASGSRAAPPRSAGSRSSARLSHEILAPPSGSTKTSPGQSEGRKRAVTDATPPPKPSRPVLSPAAASSSSSRRSSGRNHGVHELSACEQLTVELVRHEDSWPFMKLVSRTQVPDYYDIIKKPIALSTIRERVNNCEYQTAGEFVCDVELMFSNCLQYNPRHTNEAKAGLRLQHFFHSELDRLGLSERGPAPPAKRSRH
- the baz1a gene encoding bromodomain adjacent to zinc finger domain protein 1A isoform X5 — encoded protein: MPLLHRRAFVRQRPPADLRPDEEVFLCTITHEVFRTYDEFFERTILCNSLVWSCALTGRAGLTYLEAVESERRAKHSLQNFPQSLVVPLLHLVALSRHCRLTELCDEVHAFVKDRFFPGESVDVMGPNGARHVCEILQVQSAHSSANGVPNANGRPKSGDAIVITDSDDESNAFQSPKAQVNGSVGPSRRKKKPLSPSVFKYTVRMMKDEHSDTFTVKANQISRRKTTLSREKLKLLLKQHCEPQNGTIVLKSSTVTKYRLAEQTFSQFFPDEPPLFPFSPASKGGGRGSSGQAAQEKRKLLQQREEMAAAAQDRARLKKEKEEAQEAKRRERGDKEKMKEEQRRRFEEEKQRRREEKESRKLEREREREKLKEEKKKYAERLKLWNKPREDMECEDLKELPSPVPVRTRLPSDLFGDALMVLEFLRAFGEAFDLKDEFPDGISLEVLEEALVGSDPEGPLCELLFFFLSAIFQALDEEQEEVKTDQTEDLSEALDDDCDPTQSALSAIASLAASWPQLHQGCGLKRLDLDSCTLSEILRLHILASGAHCNHGNAKLRYQKQGGFTPMDDPCVELRLAEPALLKRLSCTAVYDLTPGEKLRLLQALVGKLLTLASSRDLIEDCVEEQRAARQELRETRAEQHRRDREEAAHRVRVRREEKLREQEQRLKEKEEKLKGRVQRLSETPSSRHTEEDEQMKTEAKDDQRDRPQTTSDPCPPSSLSTEEMEVEQEKVQELQERIHKAAACTCLLPLGRDRLYRRYWLLPSAAALFVEDDAFGLTEDMLEPSPKPAQDATTMMEDEAVVKEEPAEGSTGSSPAPLHTCSPPVARPNQWSFYSSVEEVDQLIEALNPRGHRESGLKEALLQERDRLTQLLHTCDRSKFTHTDDPESSRSVPECTAAAETLMEVRLRDLLLDIEDRIHQGTLGTLKVMDRQVWRSALEAGNYELLSSEGRENGGMNGRVEAGDPVSSQLRARDRLQELKSDGAACGTSGSGTPQVVSSCVRILAQALAHIEQGIERRFLKAPLGEDDPKKDQKTKKSKKKDEDQASDDGSDGGRVMKTVLERWRESLQSCSSLSQVFVHLSSLERSVLWSRSVLNARCRICRRKGDADNMLLCDGCDRGHHTHCLRPRLKSVPEGDWFCPDCRPKQRSSRVPSRQRSSIDDEEEEEEEKDDQEEEEEEEEETEESEEEESEEEEEEEEEEEEEEEEEEVAVSTKKHQALLPKGKNEQTTPPKGKNQQITPKSNAVSGGKTSSASKSSGKKAMPPPSKSNVASGSRAAPPRSAGSRSSARLSHEILAPPSGSTKTSPGQSEGRKRAVTDATPPPKPSRPVLSPAAASSSSSRRSSGRNHGVHELSACEQLTVELVRHEDSWPFMKLVSRTQVPDYYDIIKKPIALSTIRERVNNCEYQTAGGATV
- the baz1a gene encoding bromodomain adjacent to zinc finger domain protein 1A isoform X4; protein product: MPLLHRRAFVRQRPPADLRPDEEVFLCTITHEVFRTYDEFFERTILCNSLVWSCALTGRAGLTYLEAVESERRAKHSLQNFPQSLVVPLLHLVALSRHCRLTELCDEVHAFVKDRFFPGESVDVMGPNGARHVCEILQVQSAHSSANGVPNANGRPKSGDAIVITDSDDESNAFQSPKAQVNGRKKKPLSPSVFKYTVRMMKDEHSDTFTVKANQISRRKTTLSREKLKLLLKQHCEPQNGTIVLKSSTVTKYRLAEQTFSQFFPDEPPLFPFSPASKGGGRGSSGQAAQEKRKLLQQREEMAAAAQDRARLKKEKEEAQEAKRRERGDKEKMKEEQRRRFEEEKQRRREEKESRKLEREREREKLKEEKKKYAERLKLWNKPREDMECEDLKELPSPVPVRTRLPSDLFGDALMVLEFLRAFGEAFDLKDEFPDGISLEVLEEALVGSDPEGPLCELLFFFLSAIFQALDEEQEEVKTDQTEDLSEALDDDCDPTQSALSAIASLAASWPQLHQGCGLKRLDLDSCTLSEILRLHILASGAHCNHGNAKLRYQKQGGFTPMDDPCVELRLAEPALLKRLSCTAVYDLTPGEKLRLLQALVGKLLTLASSRDLIEDCVEEQRAARQELRETRAEQHRRDREEAAHRVRVRREEKLREQEQRLKEKEEKLKGRVQRLSETPSSRHTEEDEQMKTEAKDDQRDRPQTTSDPCPPSSLSTEEMEVEQEKVQELQERIHKAAACTCLLPLGRDRLYRRYWLLPSAAALFVEDDAFGLTEDMLEPSPKPAQDATTMMEDEAVVKEEPAEGSTGSSPAPLHTCSPPVARPNQWSFYSSVEEVDQLIEALNPRGHRESGLKEALLQERDRLTQLLHTCDRSKFTHTDDPESSRSVPECTAAAETLMEVRLRDLLLDIEDRIHQGTLGTLKVMDRQVWRSALEAGNYELLSSEGRENGGMNGRVEAGDPVSSQLRARDRLQELKSDGAACGTSGSGTPQVVSSCVRILAQALAHIEQGIERRFLKAPLGEDDPKKDQKTKKSKKKDEDQASDDGSDGGRVMKTVLERWRESLQSCSSLSQVFVHLSSLERSVLWSRSVLNARCRICRRKGDADNMLLCDGCDRGHHTHCLRPRLKSVPEGDWFCPDCRPKQRSSRVPSRQRSSIDDEEEEEEEKDDQEEEEEEEEETEESEEEESEEEEEEEEEEEEEEEEEEVAVSTKKHQALLPKGKNEQTTPPKGKNQQITPKSNAVSGGKTSSASKSSGKKAMPPPSKSNVASGSRAAPPRSAGSRSSARLSHEILAPPSGSTKTSPGQSEGRKRAVTDATPPPKPSRPVLSPAAASSSSSRRSSGRNHGVHELSACEQLTVELVRHEDSWPFMKLVSRTQVPDYYDIIKKPIALSTIRERVNNCEYQTAGEFVCDVELMFSNCLQYNPRHTNEAKAGLRLQHFFHSELDRLGLSERGPAPPAKRSRH
- the baz1a gene encoding bromodomain adjacent to zinc finger domain protein 1A isoform X2, translated to MPLLHRRAFVRQRPPADLRPDEEVFLCTITHEVFRTYDEFFERTILCNSLVWSCALTGRAGLTYLEAVESERRAKHSLQNFPQSLVVPLLHLVALSRHCRLTELCDEVHAFVKDRFFPGESVDVMGPNGARHVCEILQVQSAHSSANGVPNANGRPKSGDAIVITDSDDESNAFQSPKAQVNGSVGPRRKKKPLSPSVFKYTVRMMKDEHSDTFTVKANQISRRKTTLSREKLKLLLKQHCEPQNGTIVLKSSTVTKYRLAEQTFSQFFPDEPPLFPFSPASKGGGRGSSGQAAQEKRKLLQQREEMAAAAQDRARLKKEKEEAQEAKRRERGDKEKMKEEQRRRFEEEKQRRREEKESRKLEREREREKLKEEKKKYAERLKLWNKPREDMECEDLKELPSPVPVRTRLPSDLFGDALMVLEFLRAFGEAFDLKDEFPDGISLEVLEEALVGSDPEGPLCELLFFFLSAIFQALDEEQEEVKTDQTEDLSEALDDDCDPTQSALSAIASLAASWPQLHQGCGLKRLDLDSCTLSEILRLHILASGAHCNHGNAKLRYQKQGGFTPMDDPCVELRLAEPALLKRLSCTAVYDLTPGEKLRLLQALVGKLLTLASSRDLIEDCVEEQRAARQELRETRAEQHRRDREEAAHRVRVRREEKLREQEQRLKEKEEKLKGRVQRLSETPSSRHTEEDEQMKTEAKDDQRDRPQTTSDPCPPSSLSTEEMEVEQEKVQELQERIHKAAACTCLLPLGRDRLYRRYWLLPSAAALFVEDDAFGLTEDMLEPSPKPAQDATTMMEDEAVVKEEPAEGSTGSSPAPLHTCSPPVARPNQWSFYSSVEEVDQLIEALNPRGHRESGLKEALLQERDRLTQLLHTCDRSKFTHTDDPESSRSVPECTAAAETLMEVRLRDLLLDIEDRIHQGTLGTLKVMDRQVWRSALEAGNYELLSSEGRENGGMNGRVEAGDPVSSQLRARDRLQELKSDGAACGTSGSGTPQVVSSCVRILAQALAHIEQGIERRFLKAPLGEDDPKKDQKTKKSKKKDEDQASDDGSDGGRVMKTVLERWRESLQSCSSLSQVFVHLSSLERSVLWSRSVLNARCRICRRKGDADNMLLCDGCDRGHHTHCLRPRLKSVPEGDWFCPDCRPKQRSSRVPSRQRSSIDDEEEEEEEKDDQEEEEEEEEETEESEEEESEEEEEEEEEEEEEEEEEEVAVSTKKHQALLPKGKNEQTTPPKGKNQQITPKSNAVSGGKTSSASKSSGKKAMPPPSKSNVASGSRAAPPRSAGSRSSARLSHEILAPPSGSTKTSPGQSEGRKRAVTDATPPPKPSRPVLSPAAASSSSSRRSSGRNHGVHELSACEQLTVELVRHEDSWPFMKLVSRTQVPDYYDIIKKPIALSTIRERVNNCEYQTAGEFVCDVELMFSNCLQYNPRHTNEAKAGLRLQHFFHSELDRLGLSERGPAPPAKRSRH
- the baz1a gene encoding bromodomain adjacent to zinc finger domain protein 1A isoform X3 is translated as MPLLHRRAFVRQRPPADLRPDEEVFLCTITHEVFRTYDEFFERTILCNSLVWSCALTGRAGLTYLEAVESERRAKHSLQNFPQSLVVPLLHLVALSRHCRLTELCDEVHAFVKDRFFPGESVDVMGPNGARHVCEILQVQSAHSSANGVPNANGRPKSGDAIVITDSDDESNAFQSPKAQVNGRRKKKPLSPSVFKYTVRMMKDEHSDTFTVKANQISRRKTTLSREKLKLLLKQHCEPQNGTIVLKSSTVTKYRLAEQTFSQFFPDEPPLFPFSPASKGGGRGSSGQAAQEKRKLLQQREEMAAAAQDRARLKKEKEEAQEAKRRERGDKEKMKEEQRRRFEEEKQRRREEKESRKLEREREREKLKEEKKKYAERLKLWNKPREDMECEDLKELPSPVPVRTRLPSDLFGDALMVLEFLRAFGEAFDLKDEFPDGISLEVLEEALVGSDPEGPLCELLFFFLSAIFQALDEEQEEVKTDQTEDLSEALDDDCDPTQSALSAIASLAASWPQLHQGCGLKRLDLDSCTLSEILRLHILASGAHCNHGNAKLRYQKQGGFTPMDDPCVELRLAEPALLKRLSCTAVYDLTPGEKLRLLQALVGKLLTLASSRDLIEDCVEEQRAARQELRETRAEQHRRDREEAAHRVRVRREEKLREQEQRLKEKEEKLKGRVQRLSETPSSRHTEEDEQMKTEAKDDQRDRPQTTSDPCPPSSLSTEEMEVEQEKVQELQERIHKAAACTCLLPLGRDRLYRRYWLLPSAAALFVEDDAFGLTEDMLEPSPKPAQDATTMMEDEAVVKEEPAEGSTGSSPAPLHTCSPPVARPNQWSFYSSVEEVDQLIEALNPRGHRESGLKEALLQERDRLTQLLHTCDRSKFTHTDDPESSRSVPECTAAAETLMEVRLRDLLLDIEDRIHQGTLGTLKVMDRQVWRSALEAGNYELLSSEGRENGGMNGRVEAGDPVSSQLRARDRLQELKSDGAACGTSGSGTPQVVSSCVRILAQALAHIEQGIERRFLKAPLGEDDPKKDQKTKKSKKKDEDQASDDGSDGGRVMKTVLERWRESLQSCSSLSQVFVHLSSLERSVLWSRSVLNARCRICRRKGDADNMLLCDGCDRGHHTHCLRPRLKSVPEGDWFCPDCRPKQRSSRVPSRQRSSIDDEEEEEEEKDDQEEEEEEEEETEESEEEESEEEEEEEEEEEEEEEEEEVAVSTKKHQALLPKGKNEQTTPPKGKNQQITPKSNAVSGGKTSSASKSSGKKAMPPPSKSNVASGSRAAPPRSAGSRSSARLSHEILAPPSGSTKTSPGQSEGRKRAVTDATPPPKPSRPVLSPAAASSSSSRRSSGRNHGVHELSACEQLTVELVRHEDSWPFMKLVSRTQVPDYYDIIKKPIALSTIRERVNNCEYQTAGEFVCDVELMFSNCLQYNPRHTNEAKAGLRLQHFFHSELDRLGLSERGPAPPAKRSRH